In one window of Paenarthrobacter nicotinovorans DNA:
- a CDS encoding electron transfer flavoprotein subunit beta/FixA family protein has product MKIVVLVKHVPDAQFDRHITGPANTTDREESILSELDEYALEAALQLAEERGGPKAGNEVIALSMGPSGAVNAVKKSLQIGAYSGVHLSDDALAGSDAAATSLALAAAIRHLSADGRPVDLVLTGMASTDGETSLVPAQLAERLSLPQVTFASSLEIAGGRVTARRDAGPYSETVEAALPAVVSVTDQINEPRYPNFKGILAAKKKKITSLALSDIGVDASQVGLAGSWTVVESAEARPPRTAGTIITDEGDAGIKLVDFLAAQKLL; this is encoded by the coding sequence TTGAAGATTGTCGTTCTGGTCAAGCACGTCCCGGACGCGCAGTTCGACCGGCATATCACCGGACCTGCCAACACAACCGACCGTGAAGAGAGCATCCTGTCCGAATTGGACGAGTATGCCCTCGAGGCAGCATTGCAGCTGGCCGAGGAACGCGGCGGACCGAAAGCGGGCAACGAGGTCATTGCCCTGAGCATGGGCCCGTCGGGTGCGGTCAACGCGGTCAAGAAGTCGCTGCAGATCGGCGCATATTCGGGAGTCCACCTCAGCGATGACGCTTTGGCAGGCTCGGATGCTGCTGCCACGTCGCTGGCGCTTGCCGCTGCGATCCGGCACCTCTCGGCCGACGGACGTCCGGTGGACCTGGTCCTGACGGGCATGGCATCCACCGACGGTGAGACGTCGCTGGTCCCGGCCCAGCTGGCCGAGCGTTTGTCCCTCCCGCAGGTGACCTTCGCGTCCAGCCTGGAGATCGCGGGCGGTCGGGTCACGGCACGCCGGGACGCAGGTCCCTACTCGGAGACGGTTGAGGCTGCGCTTCCGGCCGTTGTTTCGGTGACTGACCAGATCAACGAGCCCCGCTATCCCAACTTCAAGGGCATCCTGGCGGCCAAGAAGAAAAAGATCACCTCCCTGGCGCTGTCCGACATCGGTGTGGACGCCTCGCAGGTTGGCCTCGCCGGGTCCTGGACCGTGGTTGAGTCCGCCGAAGCACGGCCGCCGCGCACTGCCGGCACCATCATCACCGACGAAGGCGACGCTGGCATCAAGCTGGTCGACTTCCTTGCCGCCCAGAAGCTGCTCTAA
- the sigK gene encoding ECF RNA polymerase sigma factor SigK, with product MSALQTRALTQHGHIAAPATRPRSAAGFRRDNICWTVMDTPNNPGPPVFEATSTATDLNTQLTGLLELVAARDQQAFAEFYALTSRRVFGMARRVLIDPDLSEDATQEVYIQVWQGAANFDRSAGTPLAWLMTIAHRRAIDRVRAVQAATDREARYGAASQDLDRDLVAEEADSNLEAEAVSRCLGTLTDTQRESVRLAYYGGLTYREVAEHLGAAVPTIKSRIRDGLLRLKTCLGVG from the coding sequence GTGAGCGCGTTGCAGACCAGGGCCTTAACACAACACGGCCATATCGCCGCACCCGCAACGCGACCCCGCAGTGCTGCCGGATTCAGACGCGACAACATATGCTGGACTGTAATGGACACCCCCAACAACCCCGGCCCACCGGTCTTCGAAGCTACCAGCACTGCCACTGACCTCAACACGCAGTTGACCGGCCTGCTTGAGCTGGTGGCAGCAAGAGACCAGCAGGCATTCGCCGAGTTCTATGCACTGACCTCGCGGCGTGTTTTCGGCATGGCCAGGCGCGTGCTCATAGACCCGGACCTCAGTGAGGACGCCACCCAGGAGGTTTACATCCAGGTGTGGCAGGGTGCGGCCAATTTCGACCGCAGCGCGGGAACGCCACTTGCGTGGCTCATGACCATCGCCCATCGCCGGGCCATCGACCGTGTGCGGGCTGTCCAGGCAGCCACAGACCGCGAGGCCCGCTACGGCGCCGCGAGCCAGGACCTGGACCGGGACCTGGTGGCCGAGGAAGCAGACAGCAACCTCGAGGCCGAAGCCGTCAGCCGCTGCCTCGGCACCTTGACGGACACCCAGCGTGAATCCGTCCGTCTGGCCTACTATGGCGGGCTGACCTACCGGGAAGTGGCTGAACATCTCGGCGCGGCCGTGCCGACCATCAAATCGCGCATCCGCGACGGATTGCTGCGCCTGAAGACCTGCCTGGGGGTGGGCTGA
- a CDS encoding anti-sigma factor: protein MTENSGGGFIRRMFANDIATDLAEGRVLELAEIYALDAVSDDERAMIDDYVKDAPEGAEFFQRVREARETLAVSFTAQDEPPAGLFGNIMERITQEATAPAAAEPAAPAAVSPAVDDLAAARAKREERQRAGGARRWIVGVAAAAVIGLGGIGVGAYVSAQNDPVNQVLQAQDVQKQSAPVPGGGTATISASSAKDSFVVLMDGVAPAPEGKVYQLWTLPKDGSAPVPQGTMDAQTLSKPAVVKGLSSASSVAITVEPAGGSQAPTSAPVLVVALSA, encoded by the coding sequence ATGACTGAGAACTCCGGTGGAGGCTTTATCCGCAGAATGTTTGCCAACGACATCGCTACAGATCTCGCTGAGGGCCGAGTGCTTGAACTCGCTGAGATCTACGCCCTGGACGCCGTCAGTGACGACGAACGGGCCATGATTGACGACTACGTCAAGGACGCTCCCGAGGGAGCCGAGTTCTTCCAGCGGGTCCGCGAGGCACGCGAAACCCTGGCGGTGAGCTTCACCGCCCAGGACGAGCCTCCCGCAGGCCTCTTCGGGAACATCATGGAACGGATAACCCAGGAGGCAACGGCCCCGGCAGCTGCGGAACCGGCGGCACCGGCCGCGGTGAGTCCCGCCGTCGACGACCTCGCAGCGGCGAGGGCCAAACGCGAAGAGCGGCAGCGGGCCGGCGGTGCACGCCGCTGGATCGTGGGAGTGGCGGCAGCCGCAGTGATCGGCCTCGGCGGAATCGGCGTGGGCGCTTATGTCTCGGCGCAGAACGATCCCGTCAACCAGGTCCTGCAGGCGCAGGATGTGCAGAAGCAGTCCGCCCCTGTTCCCGGCGGCGGTACTGCCACGATTTCCGCGTCATCGGCCAAGGATTCGTTCGTGGTCCTGATGGACGGGGTGGCCCCCGCTCCTGAAGGCAAGGTCTACCAGCTGTGGACGCTGCCCAAGGACGGCTCCGCGCCGGTTCCGCAGGGCACCATGGACGCCCAGACGCTCTCGAAGCCGGCGGTGGTGAAGGGCTTGTCTTCGGCGTCGTCCGTTGCCATCACCGTTGAACCGGCCGGCGGGTCGCAGGCTCCCACGAGCGCTCCGGTCCTGGTGGTCGCCCTCAGCGCCTGA
- a CDS encoding PIG-L deacetylase family protein yields MPTDATSAKSPFDASTERVERVLCFTAHPDDIDFGAAGTIAAWTAAGVQVSYCIMTDGDAGGFDPADRARIIELRAEEQQRAAALVGVTDIHYLHERDGYLEPSHGVIKQVVKLIREIRPDIVLTMHPERNWDRLQKSHPDHLAAGEAVTRAVYPAVENPFAYPELAEAGLAAYKLPWLWFISSPESRENHFVDVSAHVEAKIEAIRVHASQHPDVAGMERVVRGMMLANGERGGLPSGTSAEAFHVVSVNGSSTIAGF; encoded by the coding sequence TTGCCCACTGACGCCACGTCAGCAAAGAGCCCGTTCGATGCCTCCACGGAGCGCGTCGAGCGGGTGCTTTGTTTTACTGCCCATCCTGATGACATTGATTTCGGTGCCGCAGGAACCATCGCCGCGTGGACGGCCGCGGGCGTCCAGGTCAGCTATTGCATCATGACCGACGGCGACGCTGGCGGTTTTGATCCCGCGGACCGTGCCAGGATCATTGAGCTCCGGGCCGAGGAGCAGCAACGGGCTGCCGCGCTGGTGGGTGTAACGGATATCCACTATCTTCACGAGCGCGACGGCTATCTGGAACCGTCACACGGCGTCATCAAGCAGGTGGTGAAGCTTATCCGCGAAATCCGCCCGGACATTGTGCTGACCATGCACCCGGAACGCAACTGGGACCGTCTTCAAAAGAGCCACCCCGACCATTTGGCCGCGGGGGAGGCGGTGACCCGGGCGGTATATCCCGCCGTCGAGAATCCGTTCGCGTACCCCGAACTGGCGGAGGCCGGCCTTGCGGCCTACAAGCTTCCGTGGCTGTGGTTCATCTCGAGTCCGGAGTCCAGGGAGAACCATTTTGTGGACGTATCTGCCCATGTGGAGGCCAAGATCGAGGCCATTCGGGTTCACGCCAGCCAGCACCCCGATGTCGCCGGGATGGAGCGGGTGGTCCGGGGAATGATGCTGGCGAATGGAGAGCGGGGCGGCCTCCCTTCGGGAACCAGCGCTGAGGCATTCCACGTGGTGTCGGTCAACGGATCCAGTACCATCGCCGGCTTCTGA
- a CDS encoding electron transfer flavoprotein subunit alpha/FixB family protein — MANALVFIDNPGAALKKSSLELLTIARSLGETAVAFTGELSDDVAATLGAYGATTVYRPSTDDLDNYLVGPKAAYLAAAAAASGATAVLLDNSPEGKEIAARLGIKLNAGVITDVVGVEPDGTAHKSVLAGSYNTSAKATTSVTVLSVKANNVEPAPAGAAAAPATATVDVPGDAVANAARISARAEKPVSGRPDLSEARIVVAGGRGVDGDFGPLEELADALGAAVGASRAATDAGWIGHDAQVGQTGVTVSPQLYISAGISGAIQQKAGMQTSKVIVAVNKDAESPVFEIADYGIIGDLFKVIPQATAEIKKRKG, encoded by the coding sequence ATGGCAAATGCACTTGTATTCATTGACAACCCGGGAGCCGCTCTCAAGAAGAGCAGCCTGGAGCTCCTGACCATCGCCCGCTCGCTGGGGGAAACCGCCGTCGCGTTCACCGGCGAGTTGTCCGACGACGTCGCCGCCACCTTGGGTGCCTACGGCGCCACGACGGTCTACCGGCCGTCGACGGACGACCTCGATAACTACCTCGTGGGTCCCAAGGCTGCCTACCTGGCTGCCGCCGCCGCAGCGTCCGGAGCCACGGCTGTCCTGCTCGACAACTCTCCTGAAGGCAAGGAGATCGCCGCCAGGCTTGGCATCAAGCTGAACGCCGGAGTCATCACGGATGTTGTGGGAGTTGAGCCTGACGGCACCGCGCACAAGTCGGTCCTGGCCGGCTCGTACAACACCTCCGCGAAGGCCACAACATCAGTGACGGTCCTTTCGGTCAAGGCCAACAACGTTGAACCCGCACCTGCCGGCGCTGCAGCTGCCCCCGCCACGGCGACGGTGGACGTCCCCGGCGACGCCGTTGCGAATGCGGCCCGTATTTCGGCACGGGCCGAGAAACCGGTCAGCGGCCGCCCGGATCTCAGCGAAGCCAGGATTGTGGTGGCCGGTGGCCGCGGCGTGGACGGCGACTTCGGTCCGTTGGAGGAGCTTGCGGACGCCCTCGGTGCCGCTGTGGGCGCTTCCCGCGCCGCCACGGACGCCGGATGGATCGGCCACGATGCCCAGGTGGGCCAGACCGGTGTCACGGTTTCGCCGCAGCTGTACATTTCCGCCGGGATCTCCGGAGCCATCCAGCAGAAGGCCGGCATGCAGACGTCCAAGGTGATTGTCGCCGTCAACAAGGACGCCGAGTCTCCGGTGTTCGAAATCGCCGACTACGGCATCATCGGTGACCTGTTCAAGGTCATCCCGCAGGCCACGGCCGAAATCAAGAAGCGGAAAGGCTGA
- a CDS encoding J domain-containing protein: MAEGSSSHYQVLRVAVTATDKEIKVAYRKAARKAHPDHGGEAEMFRRVTLAYETLIDPRRRAEYDRRYASGTTERAQARPGDYSGTAAPGPSASTNVKRPPTQRNTAGDPPVYVPTFDDPNEVPLVSAAEAAQQVHGLPRKRGIFGAEARIQREMRTVQLISRQVLPAIPAARLINGLRSPSDNNHIDHAVLSGYRLALVGSMLLPKGAYAWDGQSLRHGGRSVAPPQLAHIVRHMQDIFPELNVTGWVVLHSPDGNLHEPVIDHYGKGQGSAVEIVNGAGLVRGLKQFLGSGPAPNTVVVPVLARLLRGMH, from the coding sequence TTGGCCGAGGGCAGCAGTTCGCACTATCAGGTTCTCCGAGTAGCCGTCACCGCGACGGACAAAGAGATCAAAGTGGCCTACCGCAAGGCTGCCCGGAAAGCCCACCCCGATCACGGTGGAGAGGCAGAGATGTTCCGGCGCGTAACACTCGCGTACGAGACACTCATCGACCCCCGGCGCAGGGCCGAGTACGATCGCCGTTATGCCAGCGGTACCACCGAACGCGCCCAGGCCCGGCCCGGAGACTATTCGGGCACAGCGGCGCCAGGACCTTCGGCAAGCACCAACGTCAAGCGGCCTCCAACGCAGCGCAACACTGCCGGCGATCCACCGGTCTACGTTCCCACCTTCGACGACCCCAACGAAGTCCCCCTTGTTTCGGCAGCCGAAGCGGCCCAACAAGTCCACGGCCTCCCCCGCAAACGCGGAATCTTCGGCGCCGAGGCCCGCATCCAACGGGAAATGCGCACCGTGCAGCTCATCAGCCGCCAGGTCCTCCCGGCCATCCCGGCCGCCCGGCTGATTAACGGCCTGCGCTCGCCGTCGGACAACAACCACATCGACCACGCTGTCCTGTCCGGCTACAGGCTGGCATTGGTTGGTTCCATGCTGCTGCCCAAGGGCGCATACGCCTGGGACGGACAGTCATTGCGCCATGGCGGCCGCTCGGTCGCTCCCCCGCAACTGGCCCACATTGTCCGCCACATGCAGGACATCTTCCCGGAGTTGAACGTCACCGGCTGGGTAGTCCTGCACAGCCCCGACGGCAACCTGCATGAGCCCGTCATTGATCATTACGGCAAGGGCCAGGGCAGCGCCGTCGAGATTGTCAACGGCGCAGGTCTTGTCCGTGGCCTGAAGCAATTCCTGGGTTCGGGACCCGCGCCCAACACGGTTGTGGTTCCCGTGTTGGCCAGGCTGCTTCGGGGTATGCACTAG
- a CDS encoding tRNA (cytidine(34)-2'-O)-methyltransferase, whose translation MFRILFHTPEIPGNTGNAIRLAAITGAELHLVEPLGFDFSDAKLRRAGLDYHDLAVVTVHKDIEAAWEALQPERVFAYTSDGETSYTDIDYRPGDVLMFGPESVGLPEWLKRDPHVTARVRLPMRPSLRSLNLANAASIAVFEAWRQNGFAGAKV comes from the coding sequence GTGTTCCGCATCCTCTTCCACACTCCAGAAATCCCGGGCAATACCGGCAACGCCATTCGGCTCGCCGCCATTACGGGCGCCGAGCTTCACTTGGTGGAGCCCCTCGGTTTCGATTTTTCCGATGCCAAGCTTCGGCGGGCCGGCCTGGACTACCACGACCTCGCTGTCGTCACAGTCCACAAAGACATCGAGGCCGCCTGGGAAGCCCTGCAGCCCGAGAGGGTCTTCGCCTATACCTCCGACGGCGAGACGTCCTATACAGACATCGACTACCGCCCTGGTGATGTGCTGATGTTCGGACCCGAATCCGTGGGCCTGCCGGAATGGCTCAAACGGGACCCGCATGTCACTGCGCGGGTACGGCTCCCCATGAGGCCGTCGTTGCGCTCGCTCAACCTTGCCAATGCCGCCTCCATCGCCGTTTTCGAGGCATGGCGGCAGAACGGTTTTGCCGGCGCCAAGGTGTAG
- a CDS encoding cysteine desulfurase family protein, with amino-acid sequence MPVYLDHAATTPLSAEALAVMTRELAKTGNPSSLHGAGRRARRAVEDARETLAAAAGAHPSEVIFTSGGTEADNLAVKGLYWARRDENRRRTRILCSAVEHHAVMDTVEWLERHEGADVTWLPVDSEGAVRLDVVQKEISRDPESVALVTVMWANNEVGTIQPVADIVELARPHGIPVHSDAVQAFGSVPVDFRASGLSAMSVSGHKLGGPVGVGALFLGRAVKLTPVQHGGGQERDVRSGTLDTPAVAAFAAAAEAVTAKLPEERERLAALRDHLIRGVLEAVPDAVLRGATGERRLPGNAHFTFPGCEGDSLLFLLDLAGVESSTGSACTAGVPRPSHVLLAMGLDEDTARGAQRFTLGHTSTEADVEALLKALPEACSRARQAGMAGHESSIQTAATVARRGVA; translated from the coding sequence GTGCCTGTATACCTTGACCATGCCGCCACCACGCCGCTTTCGGCGGAAGCGCTCGCCGTCATGACACGCGAGTTGGCGAAGACGGGAAACCCGTCCTCCCTCCACGGTGCCGGCCGTAGGGCGCGGCGCGCCGTCGAGGACGCCCGCGAAACGCTCGCCGCCGCGGCGGGGGCCCATCCTTCGGAAGTCATCTTCACTTCGGGTGGGACAGAAGCCGACAACCTGGCCGTCAAGGGACTTTACTGGGCCCGCCGCGACGAAAACCGCCGCCGGACCCGGATACTCTGTTCCGCCGTCGAGCATCATGCGGTCATGGACACCGTCGAATGGCTTGAGCGCCACGAAGGGGCGGACGTTACGTGGCTTCCTGTGGACAGCGAAGGCGCGGTCCGGCTTGACGTCGTCCAAAAGGAGATCAGCCGGGATCCCGAATCGGTTGCCCTGGTAACGGTCATGTGGGCCAACAATGAGGTTGGCACCATCCAGCCGGTCGCCGACATCGTGGAGCTTGCCAGGCCGCACGGCATTCCGGTCCACTCGGATGCGGTGCAGGCTTTCGGATCGGTTCCCGTCGATTTCCGGGCCTCGGGACTGTCTGCCATGTCCGTCTCGGGACACAAGCTGGGCGGTCCCGTCGGTGTTGGTGCACTGTTCCTTGGCAGGGCGGTGAAGCTGACTCCTGTCCAGCACGGGGGAGGGCAGGAGCGGGACGTACGCTCGGGTACTTTGGACACACCCGCGGTCGCCGCTTTCGCCGCTGCAGCAGAAGCCGTCACCGCAAAGCTGCCGGAGGAGCGGGAACGACTGGCGGCGTTGCGTGACCATCTCATCCGGGGAGTCCTTGAAGCTGTTCCAGACGCCGTGCTCCGTGGCGCCACGGGTGAGCGCCGGCTTCCCGGCAACGCCCACTTCACCTTCCCTGGCTGCGAAGGCGATTCACTGCTGTTCCTGCTTGACCTGGCAGGCGTTGAGTCCTCAACGGGTTCGGCGTGCACGGCCGGAGTGCCGCGGCCCTCGCACGTCCTGCTCGCGATGGGACTGGACGAGGACACCGCCCGTGGTGCCCAGCGCTTCACGCTTGGACACACGTCCACTGAAGCTGATGTTGAAGCCCTTCTGAAAGCACTTCCGGAAGCTTGCTCCAGGGCGCGGCAAGCAGGGATGGCAGGTCATGAGTCCTCCATCCAGACAGCGGCGACTGTCGCCCGGCGGGGTGTGGCCTAA
- a CDS encoding diacylglycerol/lipid kinase family protein: MTPPERSRPSVAQGKIVLAVNPTASFGRSRGAGDEAAEYFRAAGWAVVVLQADGYEPLGALVRQALSSDEEVAALVVVGGDGMTHLGVNALAGLEVPLGIIPSGTGNDVARLLALPLNSPAGACRRVLDAMAEGGRRMDVGRVRAGGKTTYFAGVLSAGFDAAVNERANSWRWPRGKSRYNLAMLRELGSFRRIEYRVCADGVSWNQRALLISVANGQSIGGGMRITPDALPDDGWLDLFVVEPLSRLKFLSIFPKVFAGKHTGRREVMIRRVREVRLEAEGVVAYADGERLAALPVDIDVLPLALHVLA; this comes from the coding sequence GTGACTCCTCCGGAACGTTCCCGGCCCTCCGTGGCGCAGGGAAAGATTGTGCTGGCCGTAAACCCGACGGCTTCTTTTGGCAGGTCCCGCGGGGCGGGGGACGAGGCCGCAGAGTACTTTCGCGCCGCCGGTTGGGCCGTCGTCGTTCTTCAGGCCGACGGCTATGAGCCCTTGGGCGCGCTGGTGCGACAGGCGCTGTCCTCGGATGAGGAGGTGGCGGCGCTGGTAGTGGTAGGTGGTGACGGAATGACCCACTTGGGCGTCAACGCGCTCGCAGGCCTGGAGGTGCCGCTCGGGATCATTCCCAGTGGAACGGGCAATGACGTGGCCAGGCTTTTGGCTTTGCCGTTGAACAGTCCCGCTGGTGCATGCCGGCGGGTCCTGGACGCCATGGCGGAGGGCGGACGGAGGATGGACGTCGGCAGGGTCAGGGCAGGAGGGAAGACCACCTATTTCGCGGGGGTGCTGTCGGCCGGGTTCGATGCCGCAGTGAACGAGCGCGCCAACTCCTGGCGCTGGCCGCGGGGGAAAAGCCGTTACAACCTGGCCATGCTGAGGGAGCTTGGGTCTTTTCGCCGGATTGAATACAGGGTCTGTGCTGACGGTGTGAGTTGGAACCAGCGGGCGTTGCTTATTTCCGTGGCAAACGGGCAATCCATCGGCGGTGGCATGCGCATCACCCCGGATGCCTTGCCGGATGATGGCTGGCTTGATCTATTCGTGGTGGAGCCGTTGTCGCGGCTGAAATTCCTTTCCATTTTTCCGAAGGTCTTTGCGGGCAAGCACACGGGCAGGCGCGAGGTGATGATCCGCCGCGTCCGTGAGGTCCGGTTGGAGGCAGAGGGAGTGGTGGCCTACGCGGACGGTGAACGGCTCGCGGCGTTGCCGGTGGACATCGATGTCCTTCCGCTTGCGCTGCACGTCCTTGCCTAG
- a CDS encoding gluconokinase — translation MAKTAQQPVLVIMGVSGSGKSTVAGVLAGKLGWDLAEGDDLHPEANVAKMHSGQALTDEDRWPWLGIISEWIRERADAGVPAIITCSALKKKYRDVLRGEGVVFVFLQGSKDKISDRLASRHGHFMPPSLLESQFDALEEPTEDENYISLCVSASPAEEADEVIERLGLHPLTGDSEAGVK, via the coding sequence ATGGCGAAGACTGCGCAACAACCCGTGCTGGTGATTATGGGAGTCTCCGGCTCAGGGAAGTCCACCGTGGCCGGCGTACTGGCCGGCAAACTGGGATGGGATCTGGCCGAAGGCGACGATCTGCACCCTGAAGCGAATGTAGCAAAGATGCACTCGGGACAGGCGCTCACTGACGAGGACCGCTGGCCCTGGCTCGGCATCATCTCGGAGTGGATCCGAGAGCGTGCTGATGCCGGAGTGCCGGCCATCATTACGTGCTCAGCCCTGAAAAAGAAGTACCGTGACGTGCTCCGGGGCGAAGGTGTGGTGTTCGTGTTCCTGCAGGGAAGCAAGGACAAGATTTCCGACCGTCTCGCCTCCCGGCATGGACACTTCATGCCGCCGTCGCTCCTGGAATCGCAGTTCGACGCGCTGGAGGAACCCACGGAAGACGAGAACTACATCTCGCTGTGCGTTTCGGCCTCTCCTGCCGAAGAAGCTGACGAGGTCATTGAACGCCTGGGGCTGCACCCTTTGACCGGGGACTCCGAAGCGGGCGTTAAGTGA
- a CDS encoding LysR family transcriptional regulator has translation MTEIRWLEAFVAVAEELHFGRAAQRLHTSQSPLSQTIRKLEADLGSRLFERNTRSVALTSAGYALLPRAYRVLQEMRLAREAAQAEIEGVRGNIRIGFSGAVNHLTLPPLTRAVRRRHPDITMDLTSSVRTTDGLASVANGTLDLAFVGLPDAPVPGVVTRLVASEEVGAVVPLDHPLAQEESIPLQALASDDFISPPLDGSSSMTEVMLASCMAAGFRPRIVQELSDPYMVLTFVAAGVGVTLMSNGISGIIPSGATYIALDPPRHFMNHSIAWSEDNDSSVLAAVLAIIEEIFPEIPRPPHAI, from the coding sequence ATGACAGAGATCCGCTGGTTGGAAGCGTTTGTCGCCGTCGCCGAAGAACTGCATTTCGGCCGTGCCGCGCAGCGCCTGCATACTTCACAGTCACCGCTGAGCCAGACGATCCGGAAGCTCGAGGCGGACCTGGGGTCCCGCCTTTTTGAACGCAACACCCGCAGCGTTGCCTTGACATCTGCCGGGTATGCCCTCCTGCCGCGCGCGTACCGGGTACTTCAGGAAATGCGTCTGGCCCGGGAAGCGGCGCAGGCCGAAATTGAAGGCGTCAGGGGCAACATCAGGATCGGATTCTCCGGAGCGGTCAACCATCTGACCCTCCCGCCACTGACCCGTGCCGTGAGGAGGCGCCATCCGGACATCACGATGGACCTCACCAGCAGTGTCCGCACCACGGACGGATTGGCCAGCGTGGCAAACGGCACGTTGGACCTGGCCTTTGTCGGCCTTCCTGACGCTCCCGTCCCCGGGGTTGTGACGCGGCTGGTTGCAAGCGAGGAAGTCGGCGCGGTAGTGCCATTGGATCATCCGCTGGCGCAAGAGGAATCCATCCCCTTGCAGGCACTGGCGTCCGATGACTTCATCTCTCCGCCACTGGATGGTTCGTCCTCCATGACCGAAGTGATGCTCGCATCCTGCATGGCGGCCGGCTTCCGCCCGCGTATCGTCCAGGAGCTCTCGGACCCCTACATGGTGCTGACGTTCGTGGCCGCAGGAGTGGGCGTGACACTCATGAGCAACGGGATATCCGGGATCATCCCCTCCGGCGCCACCTACATTGCCTTGGACCCGCCACGGCACTTCATGAATCACTCCATCGCGTGGTCGGAGGACAACGATTCCTCCGTGCTTGCGGCCGTGCTCGCAATCATCGAAGAGATATTCCCGGAGATCCCCAGGCCACCGCACGCCATTTAG
- a CDS encoding GntT/GntP/DsdX family permease — MIALQTASQVQEWTGHDTQLLVVAALGIALIVVLIAKLKLHPFLALVLGSAFVGLASGVELGKVITNFEDGVGGVLKEVGLLIALGAMLGKLLADSGGANRVVDTLLAKASGNKLVWMITLVAVIIGLPMFFEIGLVLLLPVIVLVTQRSKMKLMRIAIPALAGLSVLHGLVPPHPGPLIAISAVKAELGTTLGLGILVAIPTVIICGPLFSRLAARWVPVDAPAVAGGIDTQHTTDLSEVKRQPSFVVTLLTIIFPVVLMLLKALGGIIWPNPDTAPAIRIFFDFVGQPLVAMTLAVLVAIVTFGYAVGFTGSRITAKLGESLGPIAAILLIVGAGGGFKQTLIGAGVGDAVKKWAEGANMSVLVLGFIVAVALRLATGSATVATVTAAGIVAPLASSLSPTHAALLALAIGAGSLFLSHVNDAGFWLVKELFGLTVGQTFKTWSVMETLISVVGFGFVMLLSLVL; from the coding sequence GTGATTGCCCTCCAGACGGCGTCGCAGGTGCAGGAATGGACCGGGCACGACACCCAACTGCTTGTGGTGGCAGCGCTGGGCATTGCCCTGATCGTGGTGTTGATCGCCAAGCTCAAGCTTCATCCGTTCCTGGCCCTCGTCCTGGGTTCCGCCTTCGTTGGCCTGGCGTCCGGTGTTGAACTGGGCAAGGTCATCACCAACTTCGAGGACGGTGTGGGAGGTGTCCTCAAGGAGGTCGGGCTGCTGATCGCCCTCGGTGCCATGCTGGGGAAGCTGCTCGCGGATTCCGGCGGGGCAAACCGGGTGGTGGACACCCTGCTTGCCAAGGCAAGCGGCAACAAGCTGGTCTGGATGATCACGCTGGTGGCCGTCATCATCGGCTTGCCGATGTTCTTCGAGATCGGGCTCGTCCTGCTGCTGCCCGTGATTGTGCTGGTGACGCAGCGATCCAAGATGAAACTCATGAGGATCGCGATCCCGGCGCTGGCCGGCCTGTCCGTACTGCATGGGCTTGTGCCTCCGCACCCGGGACCGTTGATCGCCATCAGTGCTGTGAAGGCTGAACTCGGAACTACCCTCGGCCTGGGCATCCTGGTGGCAATCCCCACAGTCATCATCTGTGGCCCGCTGTTTTCGCGTCTGGCTGCACGCTGGGTTCCTGTCGATGCGCCGGCTGTGGCTGGCGGTATTGATACCCAGCACACGACGGACCTCAGCGAGGTCAAGCGCCAGCCTTCGTTCGTGGTCACCCTGCTGACCATCATCTTCCCGGTCGTCCTGATGCTGCTGAAGGCCCTGGGCGGCATCATCTGGCCAAATCCTGACACCGCACCGGCCATCCGGATCTTCTTCGACTTCGTCGGCCAGCCGCTGGTGGCCATGACCCTCGCGGTCCTGGTGGCCATCGTGACCTTCGGCTATGCCGTGGGATTCACGGGCAGCAGGATCACGGCCAAGCTGGGTGAGAGCCTTGGTCCGATTGCTGCGATCCTCTTGATCGTTGGCGCAGGCGGCGGTTTCAAGCAAACGCTGATCGGCGCCGGTGTGGGTGACGCGGTGAAGAAATGGGCCGAGGGCGCCAACATGTCCGTCCTGGTGCTGGGCTTCATCGTTGCCGTAGCGCTTCGCCTCGCAACCGGCTCCGCCACGGTGGCAACCGTGACAGCTGCGGGCATTGTGGCGCCGCTGGCCAGCAGCCTGAGTCCGACCCATGCGGCGTTGCTCGCGTTGGCAATCGGTGCGGGTTCGCTGTTCCTGTCCCACGTCAATGATGCGGGGTTCTGGCTGGTCAAGGAGCTCTTCGGGCTCACCGTAGGCCAGACCTTCAAAACGTGGTCCGTGATGGAGACGCTCATTTCCGTAGTCGGGTTCGGCTTCGTGATGCTCCTGTCGCTGGTGTTGTAG